In one Deltaproteobacteria bacterium genomic region, the following are encoded:
- a CDS encoding Ppx/GppA family phosphatase, with translation MPQSHLPKKTIAAIDIGTNSAHMVIAEIDHVGEMRILDNDKVNLRLGKAIEADGNLSEDGIQRTVETLAHMQEIIRPFHATVRAVATHATREARNHRRLLREVERTSGIKIEIIDGIEEARLVFLGMRYGLALNNIPCLGVDVGGGSTEMIVAKDDEIRFVSSIKLGAVTLTDRFFKHSYGVSAFEALKDHVHSRLAPLEQEMSGLSFERTLASSGTAKAIAFLHAKLFGNVSMSDPNGYILPRDDLFKLGTLFASLMTPDKIREATGLDQSRAEIILAGTVILEELTRLLDVKEWMITSFGLREGLVADTFYRATDAPAGELPDIQWHSVQQFARRLGLNQVHAAKVKLLALRLYHQLAPLCLKVSSADTSDADVKALKAAAYLREAGKFISNPQYHRHSQYLISNSRLPGFTESERQLTGLIARFQRKGLPSADHPDCAELTANDLKRLRFLSGILRLAAALDRTRQGRVEDVEVDVSGQVVKLSLIHSRERSPDVELLKARLEQSALEKSWDLELGFHTRPAITVESR, from the coding sequence ATGCCCCAATCCCATCTGCCGAAAAAAACAATTGCAGCTATAGACATTGGTACCAATTCAGCCCACATGGTCATTGCTGAGATTGATCATGTCGGCGAAATGCGCATTTTAGACAATGATAAGGTAAACTTACGGCTTGGCAAGGCAATTGAGGCTGACGGTAATTTATCCGAAGATGGAATCCAACGCACAGTTGAGACTCTTGCCCACATGCAGGAGATCATCCGCCCGTTTCACGCCACGGTCCGAGCCGTAGCCACACACGCAACGCGCGAGGCCAGAAACCACCGACGGCTTCTGCGCGAGGTAGAGCGAACCTCTGGTATCAAAATAGAGATCATTGACGGCATTGAAGAAGCCCGGCTCGTTTTTTTAGGAATGCGCTACGGACTGGCGCTTAATAACATACCTTGCCTTGGCGTCGACGTTGGGGGCGGTTCTACGGAAATGATTGTGGCTAAAGACGACGAAATCCGATTCGTCTCCTCGATCAAACTCGGGGCCGTGACCTTAACCGATCGTTTCTTTAAACACTCCTACGGCGTCTCTGCATTTGAGGCTCTGAAGGACCATGTGCACAGTCGCCTTGCTCCACTGGAGCAGGAAATGTCTGGATTATCGTTTGAACGCACATTGGCTTCATCAGGTACAGCAAAAGCTATCGCCTTTTTGCATGCGAAGCTGTTCGGTAACGTATCGATGTCAGATCCTAATGGCTACATACTGCCCAGGGATGACCTATTTAAACTAGGGACGCTGTTTGCCTCGCTCATGACACCGGACAAAATTCGCGAGGCAACAGGCCTAGACCAATCCCGTGCAGAAATCATCCTGGCTGGGACAGTAATTCTTGAAGAACTAACACGCCTTCTCGACGTAAAGGAGTGGATGATTACCTCGTTTGGCCTCAGGGAGGGGCTAGTAGCAGACACTTTCTACCGAGCCACGGATGCGCCAGCTGGTGAATTACCTGACATTCAGTGGCACAGCGTGCAACAGTTCGCCAGACGGTTAGGACTTAATCAGGTTCATGCAGCGAAGGTCAAGCTACTCGCATTAAGACTTTATCATCAGTTGGCGCCGCTTTGCCTCAAAGTCTCATCTGCAGACACCTCTGATGCTGATGTGAAGGCTCTAAAAGCTGCGGCATACCTAAGGGAGGCGGGTAAGTTCATAAGTAACCCGCAGTACCACAGGCACTCGCAGTATCTGATATCAAACTCACGGTTACCTGGGTTTACCGAATCGGAGAGGCAGCTAACGGGTCTTATCGCACGCTTCCAGCGAAAGGGCTTGCCTAGCGCTGATCATCCTGATTGTGCTGAATTGACGGCAAACGACCTCAAAAGACTTCGTTTTTTATCCGGTATCTTACGCCTAGCTGCCGCCCTTGATCGCACTAGACAGGGTCGGGTTGAGGACGTTGAAGTCGACGTCTCTGGCCAGGTTGTAAAGCTTTCTCTAATACACAGTCGGGAACGCTCACCCGACGTCGAACTCCTAAAAGCTCGCCTGGAACAAAGTGCGCTGGAGAAATCCTGGGATTTGGAACTTGGGTTCCATACGCGGCCAGCAATCACCGTGGAGTCTAGGTAG
- a CDS encoding glutaminyl-peptide cyclotransferase, with amino-acid sequence MRRFGLAKVAVVMALGISKIGWSSDHQLLYARELSLPAYQLATLAKDAPITDLRLSSPTNLLMIGQTSLWSWDLASGKLVRTQLVTPSERFASPLRHIGSDGLNDFVSSDNKLFELAWTSGRILRFDIAEPDRALGFAGEGDNFWLIKAHHIFRIDRYTKAVLARYDYNISDVTKYVFDPQSRRLWYLAQREVRYIALDGPDRQSHVSAKLRSMGLDLQMTKHELVALSASALIRLSFAGKPLQSVPVEGRRKLHNMALNDVSHAYLFDDGNLEIYNVPLKSTSAAQIPSDLVANTSLMRFDRDVLAILAAGSPRVFRLSVDKLGDE; translated from the coding sequence TTGCGTCGATTTGGACTGGCCAAAGTGGCCGTGGTCATGGCTTTGGGTATTTCCAAAATTGGTTGGTCCAGCGACCATCAATTACTGTATGCTCGGGAATTATCCCTGCCAGCTTACCAGCTCGCTACCCTGGCAAAGGACGCGCCAATCACCGATTTGAGGTTATCCTCCCCTACTAACCTGCTCATGATTGGCCAAACCTCGCTTTGGAGCTGGGATCTAGCTTCGGGTAAACTCGTACGCACGCAGCTCGTGACACCGAGCGAGCGTTTTGCTAGTCCGCTACGACATATCGGATCTGACGGCCTAAATGACTTTGTCTCATCAGACAATAAGCTCTTTGAGCTTGCTTGGACATCTGGACGCATACTTCGATTTGACATTGCTGAACCCGATCGTGCTCTCGGTTTCGCCGGCGAAGGCGATAATTTTTGGCTTATCAAAGCTCATCACATTTTTCGGATCGATCGGTACACAAAGGCGGTCTTAGCTCGCTACGATTATAATATTTCTGACGTCACTAAATATGTTTTTGACCCGCAGTCGCGGAGACTCTGGTACTTAGCTCAGCGTGAGGTGCGCTACATCGCGCTTGATGGACCCGATCGACAAAGTCATGTGAGCGCCAAATTAAGATCAATGGGTCTAGATCTACAGATGACAAAACACGAGCTAGTTGCGTTATCCGCATCAGCGTTAATACGCCTCAGTTTTGCGGGTAAACCCTTACAGTCAGTGCCGGTTGAGGGCCGTCGCAAGCTCCACAACATGGCCTTAAATGATGTCAGTCATGCCTACTTGTTCGACGACGGAAATCTGGAAATATATAACGTTCCTCTTAAATCAACATCCGCTGCTCAAATTCCATCAGATCTGGTCGCAAATACTAGCCTCATGCGCTTTGACCGGGATGTATTGGCTATATTAGCAGCGGGGAGCCCACGTGTATTTCGTCTAAGCGTAGACAAGTTAGGTGATGAATAA